The proteins below come from a single Benincasa hispida cultivar B227 chromosome 4, ASM972705v1, whole genome shotgun sequence genomic window:
- the LOC120074997 gene encoding probable 26S proteasome non-ATPase regulatory subunit 3 isoform X2 has protein sequence MTQDAEMKDLPAPLSSPSSSASPSTLQNLKEIVYLIETRAYAQEVWRIVRAIRLTMALRRKLKASVLSQFMNLVLPSGSEVHTRLSSFLPKEDDCEMDVDTATQAPAKHPLPEIEIFCYLIVLILLINQKKYDDAKACASASIARLKNLNRRTVDVLAYRLYFYYSLSYELTVIIGR, from the exons ATGACCCAAGACGCCGAGATGAAAGATCTTCCTGCTCCATTGTCGTCTCCTTCCTCTTCAGCTTCCCCCTCAACTCTACAGA ATTTGAAAGAGATTGTGTACCTCATTGAGACCCGTGCCTATGCCCAGGAGGTTTGGCGCATTGTTCGTGCCATTCGTCTAACTATGGCATTGAGGCGGAAGTTGAAGGCTTCTGTCCTTTCTCAATTTATGAATCTTGTTCTCCCCTCTGGGTCCGAGGTTCACACTAGGTTATCATCATTTCTTCCAAAG GAGGATGACTGTGAAATGGATGTTGACACCGCAACACAAGCTCCTGCCAAACACCCTTTGCCCGAGATAGAGATATTTTGCTACTTAATTGTGCTAATACTTTTGATTAATCAGAAGAAATATGACGAT GCTAAGGCTTGTGCCTCAGCAAGCATTGCACGGCTTAAGAACCTTAATAGGAGAACAGTCGACGTTTTAGCATACAGGCTCTACTTCTATTACTCCCTCAGCTATGAACTCACTG TGATCATTGGTCGTTAA
- the LOC120074997 gene encoding probable 26S proteasome non-ATPase regulatory subunit 3 isoform X1: MTQDAEMKDLPAPLSSPSSSASPSTLQNLKEIVYLIETRAYAQEVWRIVRAIRLTMALRRKLKASVLSQFMNLVLPSGSEVHTRLSSFLPKEDDCEMDVDTATQAPAKHPLPEIEIFCYLIVLILLINQKKYDDAKACASASIARLKNLNRRTVDVLAYRLYFYYSLSYELTGDLSKIRDDHWSLIVIKAYDDVVYYTH; encoded by the exons ATGACCCAAGACGCCGAGATGAAAGATCTTCCTGCTCCATTGTCGTCTCCTTCCTCTTCAGCTTCCCCCTCAACTCTACAGA ATTTGAAAGAGATTGTGTACCTCATTGAGACCCGTGCCTATGCCCAGGAGGTTTGGCGCATTGTTCGTGCCATTCGTCTAACTATGGCATTGAGGCGGAAGTTGAAGGCTTCTGTCCTTTCTCAATTTATGAATCTTGTTCTCCCCTCTGGGTCCGAGGTTCACACTAGGTTATCATCATTTCTTCCAAAG GAGGATGACTGTGAAATGGATGTTGACACCGCAACACAAGCTCCTGCCAAACACCCTTTGCCCGAGATAGAGATATTTTGCTACTTAATTGTGCTAATACTTTTGATTAATCAGAAGAAATATGACGAT GCTAAGGCTTGTGCCTCAGCAAGCATTGCACGGCTTAAGAACCTTAATAGGAGAACAGTCGACGTTTTAGCATACAGGCTCTACTTCTATTACTCCCTCAGCTATGAACTCACTGGTGATCTTTCTAAAATAAGGGA TGATCATTGGTCGTTAATTGTTATCAAGGCGTATGATGATGTGGTGTACTATACTCATTGA